A genome region from Paradevosia shaoguanensis includes the following:
- a CDS encoding undecaprenyl-diphosphate phosphatase, translated as MNADQGLFVPLILGIIEGLTEFLPVSSTGHLLLVEHFLGFDSPGRVFEVLIQLGAILAIVVIYFWRLVGIARDVFLRKPYALRFALCVILACLPAAVAGVLLHDFIKNVIYESPIVICVMLIVGGVILLFVDQLKLKPRYTEIYTYPPLMCFYIGLFQMLALVPGVSRSGATIVGSLLLGTDKRSAAEFSFFVALPLMVGAFGYDLYKNRELIGPELGLNIAIGFAAAFIVGTLVVKYLLNFVSRHGFSFFAYWRIFVGAVGLWGLLLFK; from the coding sequence ATGAACGCCGATCAAGGTCTTTTTGTGCCGCTCATCCTTGGCATCATAGAAGGACTTACCGAATTCTTACCGGTCTCCTCCACGGGTCACCTGCTTCTGGTCGAGCACTTCCTCGGTTTCGACAGTCCCGGGCGCGTCTTCGAGGTGCTCATCCAGCTCGGCGCGATCCTCGCCATCGTCGTCATCTATTTCTGGCGGCTGGTCGGCATTGCGCGCGACGTGTTCCTGCGCAAGCCCTATGCCCTGCGCTTCGCGCTCTGCGTCATCCTCGCCTGCCTTCCGGCAGCCGTGGCGGGCGTGCTGCTGCACGATTTCATCAAGAACGTGATCTATGAATCGCCCATCGTCATCTGCGTGATGCTGATCGTGGGCGGCGTGATCCTGCTCTTTGTCGATCAGCTCAAGCTCAAGCCGCGCTACACCGAGATCTACACCTACCCGCCGCTGATGTGCTTCTACATCGGCCTTTTCCAGATGCTGGCGCTGGTGCCGGGCGTGTCGCGCTCCGGCGCCACCATCGTCGGTTCGCTGCTTCTGGGTACCGACAAGCGCTCGGCCGCTGAATTCAGCTTCTTCGTGGCCCTGCCGCTCATGGTCGGCGCCTTCGGCTACGATCTCTACAAGAACCGCGAGCTGATCGGGCCCGAACTGGGCCTCAACATCGCCATCGGCTTTGCCGCCGCCTTCATCGTCGGCACGCTGGTGGTCAAGTACCTGCTCAACTTCGTCTCGCGCCACGGCTTCTCGTTCTTCGCCTATTGGCGAATCTTCGTGGGCGCGGTCGGTCTGTGGGGCCTGCTGCTCTTCAAGTAA
- a CDS encoding complex I NDUFA9 subunit family protein: MEPNELPLVTIFGASGFVGTQVVQALARKGYRIRAAVRRPDLAGHLRMPGAVGQIVPVQANVRNAASVLRAVQGAGIVINLVGIGVQRGAQQFDAVNVEGAKAVAEAARAVGAQVLVHVSGLGLLADSSSAFARSKAAGEEAVSAAFPQATILRPSVIFGPGDGFFTRMGTFARMLPVVPLIGADARMQPVYVGDVADVIAKAAAGDVRNGRIYELGGPEIETNRELWQRVLRETGRSNPLLPVSQGLASLLAMPMGLLPKPPLTGDQVILLGQDNLVSEGATKDKRTLLGLGITPVSMDTILPTYLWRFRRNGQFERLPA, from the coding sequence ATGGAACCGAACGAACTGCCCCTGGTCACGATTTTCGGAGCCTCCGGCTTCGTTGGCACGCAGGTGGTGCAAGCGCTGGCGCGCAAGGGCTATCGCATCCGCGCCGCGGTGCGCCGGCCTGACCTGGCCGGGCATCTGCGCATGCCGGGCGCCGTGGGCCAGATCGTGCCGGTGCAGGCCAATGTGCGCAATGCCGCCTCGGTGCTGCGGGCCGTCCAAGGGGCGGGCATCGTCATCAACCTCGTCGGCATCGGCGTCCAGCGCGGCGCCCAGCAGTTCGACGCCGTCAATGTCGAGGGCGCCAAGGCCGTGGCGGAAGCCGCCCGCGCCGTGGGTGCGCAGGTGCTGGTGCATGTTTCGGGCCTGGGGCTCCTCGCCGACAGCAGCAGCGCCTTCGCGCGCTCGAAGGCTGCCGGGGAAGAGGCGGTTTCGGCCGCTTTCCCGCAGGCGACCATCCTGCGTCCCTCGGTGATCTTCGGGCCGGGCGACGGGTTCTTCACCCGCATGGGCACCTTTGCGCGCATGCTGCCGGTGGTGCCGCTGATCGGGGCGGATGCCCGCATGCAGCCGGTCTATGTGGGTGACGTCGCCGACGTCATCGCCAAGGCCGCGGCCGGGGACGTGCGCAACGGACGCATCTACGAGCTCGGCGGTCCCGAGATCGAGACCAATCGCGAACTCTGGCAGCGCGTGCTGCGCGAGACGGGCCGCAGCAACCCGCTGCTGCCGGTATCGCAGGGCCTGGCCTCGCTGCTGGCCATGCCGATGGGCCTGCTGCCCAAGCCGCCGCTGACCGGCGACCAGGTGATCCTGCTCGGGCAGGACAACCTGGTGTCGGAGGGCGCGACCAAGGACAAGCGCACGCTGCTTGGCCTCGGCATCACGCCGGTATCGATGGATACGATCCTGCCGACCTATCTCTGGCGCTTCCGCCGCAACGGCCAGTTCGAGCGTCTGCCCGCCTGA
- a CDS encoding L,D-transpeptidase — protein MTDTLTLPRRQFMFGGASLAALALTGCTTTGNTRPVADAGPMVPQQYLSMYAALPEERFPIPAADISKLDPQYWRQDVADPTGERPGTVVVDTGNRFLYLVGEDGRAMRYGVGIGRDGFAWSGRAKIQYKREWPTWTPPAEMIVRQPELEPYRRGMEPSLMNPLGARALYLFQNGEDTLYRLHGNGDVLSIGKAVSSGCVRLLQQDIIDLYNRVPSGSPVLVV, from the coding sequence ATGACCGATACCCTGACCCTGCCCCGGCGCCAGTTCATGTTCGGCGGCGCCAGCCTTGCCGCGCTCGCCCTTACCGGCTGCACGACGACCGGCAATACCCGGCCCGTGGCCGATGCCGGCCCGATGGTGCCCCAGCAATATCTGAGCATGTATGCGGCGCTCCCCGAAGAGCGCTTCCCGATCCCGGCGGCCGATATCTCCAAGCTCGACCCGCAATACTGGCGCCAGGACGTGGCCGACCCGACCGGCGAACGCCCGGGCACGGTGGTGGTCGATACCGGCAACCGCTTCCTCTACCTCGTGGGTGAAGACGGCCGCGCCATGCGCTATGGCGTGGGCATCGGCCGCGACGGCTTCGCGTGGTCGGGCCGCGCCAAGATCCAGTACAAGCGCGAGTGGCCAACCTGGACGCCGCCCGCCGAGATGATCGTGCGCCAGCCCGAGCTCGAGCCCTATCGCCGCGGCATGGAGCCGAGCCTGATGAACCCCCTGGGCGCCCGCGCGCTCTATCTCTTCCAGAACGGGGAAGACACGCTCTATCGCCTGCACGGCAATGGCGACGTGCTGTCGATCGGCAAGGCCGTTTCGAGCGGCTGCGTGCGCCTGCTGCAGCAGGACATCATCGACCTCTACAACCGTGTGCCCTCCGGCTCGCCCGTGCTGGTCGTCTGA
- a CDS encoding glutathione S-transferase family protein, with the protein MARLLHHPLDPSARLARLMLAEYGIPVDLEEIKPWLRQPEFLEINPAATVPILLDHAEPPVVGPLAVILNIEERFAPPSVAGLVPALSSERAEMWRMFEWVLGKLNDEVTRYVLEEKIVKRDRQGGTPDPAVLRIAKANLVEHMNYFTWLCATRNWLAGENMTLADFALAAHLSTLDYLGDIDWEKAGETRDWYSRIKSRPAFRTLLNDRVVGMPPHRGYADLDF; encoded by the coding sequence ATGGCAAGGCTTCTCCACCACCCACTCGACCCTTCCGCGCGGCTGGCGCGGCTCATGCTCGCCGAGTACGGTATCCCGGTGGATCTGGAGGAAATCAAGCCCTGGCTGCGCCAGCCGGAATTCCTCGAAATCAATCCGGCGGCCACCGTGCCGATCCTGCTCGACCATGCCGAGCCGCCCGTCGTCGGGCCGCTGGCGGTTATCCTCAATATCGAGGAGCGGTTCGCGCCGCCCTCCGTCGCCGGGCTCGTGCCTGCGCTCTCCTCGGAGCGCGCCGAGATGTGGCGCATGTTCGAATGGGTGCTGGGCAAGCTCAACGACGAGGTGACCCGGTATGTGCTCGAGGAAAAGATCGTCAAGCGCGACCGGCAGGGCGGCACGCCCGACCCGGCGGTGCTGCGCATCGCCAAGGCGAACCTCGTCGAGCACATGAACTATTTCACGTGGCTGTGCGCGACGCGCAACTGGCTGGCCGGCGAGAACATGACGCTGGCTGATTTCGCGCTGGCGGCGCATCTCTCCACGCTCGACTATCTGGGCGACATCGACTGGGAGAAGGCCGGGGAAACGCGGGACTGGTATTCGCGCATCAAGTCGCGGCCGGCGTTCCGCACGCTCCTCAACGACCGCGTGGTGGGCATGCCGCCCCATCGCGGCTATGCCGATCTCGACTTTTGA
- the infC gene encoding translation initiation factor IF-3 has protein sequence MRRPMRPVAPQKDGPLSNEDISAPEVQLIDAEGENKGVIRTREAIAMAQEAGLDLVLIAANSNPPVAKFLDLGRFKYAAQKKAAEARKKQKVIEVKEVQLRPNIDTHDYETKMKAVQRFIEGGDRVKVTMRFRGREMAHQELGMELLLKVRDLMEAKAKVESAPRSEGRQMVMVLAPK, from the coding sequence ATTCGTCGTCCCATGAGACCCGTTGCGCCCCAGAAAGATGGGCCGCTTTCAAACGAGGATATCTCCGCCCCCGAAGTCCAGCTCATCGATGCCGAAGGTGAGAACAAAGGGGTCATTCGCACCCGTGAAGCGATAGCCATGGCCCAAGAGGCCGGGCTTGACCTGGTGCTCATCGCCGCAAATTCCAATCCGCCGGTCGCCAAGTTCCTCGATCTGGGCCGCTTCAAGTATGCCGCGCAGAAGAAGGCTGCCGAGGCACGCAAGAAGCAGAAGGTCATCGAGGTCAAGGAAGTCCAGCTCCGGCCGAATATCGATACCCATGACTACGAGACCAAGATGAAGGCCGTGCAACGCTTCATCGAGGGTGGCGACCGCGTGAAGGTCACGATGCGTTTCCGCGGCCGCGAAATGGCGCACCAGGAACTGGGCATGGAGCTGCTGCTCAAGGTCCGCGACCTGATGGAAGCCAAGGCCAAGGTCGAGAGCGCACCGCGCTCGGAAGGCCGCCAGATGGTGATGGTGCTGGCTCCCAAGTGA
- a CDS encoding GFA family protein: MEIDHTLRVYNGRCHCGAVRFTARTDLTGMMDCNCTHCRRRGSVLQPLAAADFELLAGADDLKSYRFNTEQIEHLFCRHCGIESFARGRDGKGNEMVMLNVNCLDDLPVIDRSTIGHWDGLGA, from the coding sequence ATGGAAATCGACCACACGCTTCGCGTCTATAACGGCCGCTGCCATTGCGGCGCCGTGCGTTTCACCGCCAGAACCGACCTCACCGGCATGATGGATTGCAACTGCACCCATTGCCGCCGCCGCGGCTCGGTGCTCCAGCCGCTGGCCGCCGCCGACTTCGAATTGCTGGCGGGCGCCGACGATCTCAAGAGCTATCGCTTCAACACCGAACAGATCGAGCATCTCTTCTGCCGGCATTGCGGCATCGAATCCTTCGCCCGCGGCCGCGACGGCAAGGGGAACGAGATGGTGATGCTCAACGTCAATTGCTTGGACGACCTCCCGGTCATCGATCGATCGACCATCGGGCACTGGGATGGTTTGGGCGCCTGA
- a CDS encoding methyl-accepting chemotaxis protein, producing the protein MFSRLSIAQRIFGAFAVLLVLLAVLALAGNYGVGSLAGSYADYRAEAQRSITIGRMVNDTYAARMVEMGYRVDGAADKAEEFNSLIDSHSLNDQAAVDVFASDEESYSWLGELKADLATYRDAFTRSAALEEQRKTVGASLNASTETIRGLLNDLITGLTSRGDISSVAQAGHVNESALLMLLNAERYMATNDPADLDKVRENGATAVEQVSELSVGLFDPVLQEKTQAIADELDTYAGLVEELASAIEERNTVRAEQLDDFGPRIQAAFGVIQDNIYSRQDELGATAGKAASLTTMVLMVMTAFAMVAGLALAIVIGRWLSRAIRQMAANMRQLADGDLDLQLANLDARNELGQMAQALEVFRTHGKAVQAMDAEKAASAQAQADEQALRDGLQHEVASVVAAAVAGDFTARVGTHYDNPELVALAQSVNELVSTVDRGVSETGDVLSALADADLTQRVTGSYQGAFARLKADTNAVADKFATMMGELRETSKALKTATGEILSGANDLSERTTKQAAALQETTATIEQLATAVSGNAAKARQAADKTTSASHLAEEGGQVMSHANQAMEKIETSSAKISNIIGMIDDIAFQTNLLALNASVEAARAGEAGKGFAVVAVEVRRLAQSAAEASSEVKALIEQSASEVKSGSRLVADAASKLSAILDAVGENSLLMQEISAASHEQSSALEEVTGAVRQMDEMTQHNAALVEQTNAAIEQTEAQASALDRIVDVFRIEAAAEDEAKAVPASGIRGLQQRASEAARAYLSRGNAALKADWSEF; encoded by the coding sequence ATGTTCTCCCGTCTGAGTATTGCACAACGTATTTTCGGCGCTTTCGCCGTCCTCCTCGTACTTCTCGCAGTTTTGGCCCTTGCCGGTAATTATGGTGTGGGGAGCCTCGCCGGCTCCTACGCGGATTATCGGGCAGAGGCGCAGCGCTCGATCACGATCGGGCGCATGGTCAACGACACTTATGCCGCCCGCATGGTCGAGATGGGCTACCGCGTCGATGGCGCGGCGGACAAGGCAGAGGAATTCAACAGCCTCATCGACAGCCACAGCCTCAACGACCAGGCGGCAGTGGACGTGTTCGCCAGCGACGAGGAATCCTATTCCTGGCTCGGCGAGCTCAAGGCGGACCTCGCCACCTATCGCGATGCCTTCACCCGAAGCGCCGCGCTCGAAGAGCAGCGCAAGACCGTGGGCGCTTCGCTCAATGCGAGCACCGAGACGATCCGCGGGCTCCTCAACGATCTCATTACCGGGCTGACCTCGCGCGGCGACATTTCCTCTGTGGCGCAGGCCGGGCATGTGAACGAAAGCGCCCTGCTGATGCTGCTCAATGCCGAGCGGTACATGGCGACCAACGATCCGGCCGATCTCGACAAGGTACGCGAGAACGGCGCAACGGCGGTCGAGCAGGTGTCGGAGCTGAGTGTCGGACTCTTCGATCCGGTGCTGCAGGAAAAGACGCAGGCGATTGCCGACGAGCTCGATACCTATGCGGGGCTGGTCGAGGAACTGGCCAGCGCGATCGAGGAGCGCAACACGGTGCGCGCCGAGCAGCTCGACGATTTCGGCCCGCGTATCCAGGCGGCGTTCGGCGTCATCCAGGACAATATCTATTCGCGCCAGGACGAGCTGGGCGCGACCGCCGGCAAGGCTGCCTCGCTCACCACGATGGTGCTGATGGTCATGACGGCCTTCGCCATGGTGGCGGGCCTCGCGCTGGCCATCGTCATCGGACGGTGGCTCTCGCGGGCAATCCGGCAGATGGCGGCCAATATGCGCCAGCTCGCCGATGGCGACCTCGACCTGCAACTGGCCAATCTGGATGCCCGGAACGAGCTGGGCCAGATGGCCCAGGCGCTCGAGGTCTTCCGTACACACGGCAAGGCGGTGCAGGCCATGGATGCAGAGAAGGCGGCCAGCGCGCAGGCACAGGCCGACGAGCAGGCACTGCGCGACGGCTTGCAGCACGAAGTGGCGAGCGTGGTGGCGGCGGCCGTGGCCGGCGACTTCACCGCCCGCGTCGGCACGCATTACGACAATCCGGAACTGGTGGCCCTGGCGCAGAGCGTCAACGAGCTGGTGTCGACGGTGGATCGGGGCGTGTCGGAAACGGGCGACGTGCTCTCCGCACTGGCCGACGCCGACCTGACGCAGCGCGTGACCGGCTCCTACCAGGGCGCCTTTGCCCGGCTCAAGGCCGATACCAATGCGGTGGCGGACAAGTTCGCCACCATGATGGGCGAGCTGCGCGAGACCTCCAAGGCGCTCAAGACGGCGACCGGGGAGATTCTCTCGGGGGCCAACGATCTTTCCGAGCGCACGACCAAGCAGGCCGCGGCGCTGCAGGAGACCACGGCCACCATCGAGCAATTGGCCACTGCCGTTTCGGGCAACGCGGCCAAGGCCCGGCAGGCGGCGGACAAGACCACCTCGGCCTCCCATCTCGCCGAGGAAGGCGGGCAGGTGATGAGCCATGCCAACCAGGCCATGGAAAAGATCGAAACCTCCTCGGCCAAGATCTCCAACATCATCGGCATGATCGATGATATCGCCTTCCAGACCAATCTCCTCGCGCTCAATGCTTCGGTGGAAGCGGCGCGGGCGGGTGAGGCCGGCAAGGGCTTTGCCGTGGTGGCGGTGGAAGTGCGCCGTCTTGCGCAATCGGCAGCGGAGGCCTCCTCGGAGGTCAAGGCGCTGATCGAGCAGAGCGCCAGCGAGGTCAAGAGCGGGTCTCGCCTCGTGGCCGACGCGGCCTCCAAGCTCTCGGCGATTCTCGATGCGGTTGGGGAAAACAGTCTCCTCATGCAGGAGATCTCGGCAGCGAGCCACGAGCAGTCCTCGGCTCTCGAAGAAGTGACGGGCGCGGTCCGGCAGATGGACGAGATGACCCAGCACAATGCGGCGCTGGTCGAGCAGACCAATGCCGCCATCGAGCAGACCGAGGCGCAGGCCAGCGCGCTCGACCGGATCGTCGACGTCTTCAGGATCGAGGCGG
- a CDS encoding GNAT family N-acetyltransferase, giving the protein MTKPHPAPKPQRIVLEGRYARLEPIDPKHTAGLFAATAGEGEDERYRWLMSLPAADEAELRRRLADAAAIDDPLYFAVVDKATGLAGGQQSLMRIEPAHGVIEIGGILWGRGVARTRLATEALYLFAAYVFDTLGYRRFEWKCNDLNEPSKRAAQRFGFTFEGVFRQHMIIKGENRDTAWFSIIDGEWPTVKARLEAWLNPGNFDADGKQRRPLGQA; this is encoded by the coding sequence TTGACCAAGCCGCACCCTGCCCCAAAGCCTCAGCGCATCGTGCTCGAGGGACGCTATGCCCGGCTCGAGCCGATCGACCCCAAGCACACGGCCGGGCTCTTTGCCGCGACCGCCGGCGAAGGCGAGGACGAGCGCTATCGCTGGCTGATGTCGTTGCCGGCGGCCGACGAAGCGGAATTGCGGCGCAGGCTGGCCGATGCGGCTGCGATCGATGATCCGCTCTATTTCGCGGTGGTCGACAAGGCGACCGGGCTTGCCGGGGGCCAGCAATCGCTGATGCGGATCGAGCCTGCCCATGGGGTTATCGAGATCGGCGGCATTCTCTGGGGGCGCGGCGTGGCGCGGACGCGGCTGGCGACCGAGGCGCTCTATCTCTTCGCCGCCTATGTCTTCGACACGCTGGGCTATCGGCGGTTCGAGTGGAAGTGCAACGACCTCAACGAGCCGAGCAAGCGCGCGGCGCAGCGGTTCGGGTTCACCTTCGAGGGCGTGTTCCGGCAGCACATGATCATCAAGGGCGAGAACCGGGACACCGCCTGGTTCTCGATCATCGATGGCGAATGGCCGACGGTCAAAGCGCGGCTCGAAGCCTGGCTCAATCCCGGCAATTTCGACGCGGATGGCAAGCAGAGGCGGCCGCTGGGCCAGGCCTGA
- a CDS encoding alpha/beta hydrolase: MSSAINPTTILVGEGPAAREIAVEQRPGSAPGLFWLNGFKSDMSGSKALAVDAYGAARGLAVTRFDYSGHGRSGGDFLEGTVSRWLEEALAVFARTEGPQVVLGSSLGGWLALLLNKALRDRGEARVKELILIAPAVDATKDLMNARFSPAERKSLAERGYVERASQYGPEPYVYTRGLLDDGDRHLLFDGVIETGCPVTILQGGKDPDVPQEHALKLVSHLLHDPVTLTLIPDGDHRLSRPEDLQRLQDAIGRAVAG; encoded by the coding sequence TTGTCCAGCGCCATCAATCCCACCACCATCCTTGTCGGCGAAGGCCCGGCTGCCCGCGAGATCGCCGTCGAGCAGCGCCCCGGCAGCGCGCCCGGCCTCTTCTGGCTCAACGGCTTCAAGTCCGACATGTCGGGCAGCAAGGCGCTGGCGGTGGACGCCTATGGCGCCGCCCGGGGCCTCGCCGTCACCCGCTTCGATTATTCCGGCCATGGCCGGTCGGGCGGCGATTTCCTCGAAGGCACCGTGAGTCGCTGGCTCGAGGAGGCCCTGGCCGTCTTCGCCCGTACCGAGGGCCCGCAGGTCGTCCTCGGCTCCTCGCTCGGCGGCTGGCTGGCCCTGCTGCTCAACAAGGCCCTGCGCGACCGGGGCGAGGCCCGCGTCAAGGAACTGATCCTCATCGCCCCCGCTGTCGACGCCACCAAAGACCTCATGAACGCCCGCTTCTCCCCCGCCGAACGCAAATCGCTCGCGGAGCGCGGCTATGTCGAGCGCGCCTCCCAATACGGTCCCGAGCCCTATGTCTATACGCGCGGCCTGCTCGATGATGGCGATCGGCACCTGCTCTTCGATGGCGTCATCGAAACGGGCTGCCCCGTCACCATCCTTCAGGGCGGCAAGGATCCCGACGTGCCCCAGGAGCATGCGCTCAAGCTCGTCTCGCACCTGCTTCACGATCCGGTGACGCTCACCCTCATCCCCGATGGCGACCATCGCCTGAGCCGGCCCGAAGACCTCCAGCGCCTGCAGGATGCCATCGGCCGCGCCGTCGCAGGCTAG
- the queG gene encoding tRNA epoxyqueuosine(34) reductase QueG, with protein MPISTFDRRPIAGQNRPMADLVTEIRERALALGFDAFGIAPAEARPDLGDKLAAALAAGWHGDMDWMVETAERRASPKALWPEARSIIMLGINYGPDSDPMAMLARKSAGNISVYARNRDYHDIIKGRLKEVAGLLSRRTGAEVKVFVDTAPVMEKPLAQAAGLGWQGKHTVLVSRQFGSWLFLGAIFTSAELPVSEPMAESCGSCRRCLDICPTNAFPAPFQLDARRCLAYLNIEHKGPIPVEFRKAMGNRIYGCDDCLAVCPWNKFASETREAKLFAREDLRGPPLSELLALDDAGFRALFAGSPIKRIGHGRFLRNVLIAAGNSGDAALLPAVEARLGDGDPLVRGAAVWALAQLADGERVRRDAEAHAGRERDADVKAEWAAVLPEVV; from the coding sequence ATGCCGATCTCGACTTTTGACCGTCGGCCGATAGCGGGCCAGAATAGGCCCATGGCCGACCTCGTCACCGAAATCCGCGAACGCGCGCTGGCGCTGGGCTTTGATGCCTTCGGCATCGCTCCGGCCGAAGCGCGCCCGGATCTTGGCGACAAGCTCGCGGCCGCCCTCGCGGCGGGCTGGCACGGCGACATGGACTGGATGGTGGAAACCGCAGAGCGGCGGGCGAGCCCCAAGGCGCTCTGGCCGGAGGCGCGCTCGATCATCATGCTCGGGATCAATTACGGGCCCGACAGCGACCCGATGGCGATGCTGGCGCGCAAGTCGGCCGGCAATATTTCGGTCTATGCCCGCAACCGGGACTACCACGACATCATCAAGGGCCGGCTCAAGGAAGTGGCAGGGCTCCTCTCGCGCCGCACGGGCGCGGAGGTCAAGGTCTTCGTCGATACCGCGCCGGTGATGGAAAAGCCGCTGGCGCAGGCGGCGGGGCTGGGCTGGCAGGGCAAGCACACGGTGCTGGTCAGCCGGCAGTTCGGCTCGTGGCTGTTTCTCGGGGCCATCTTCACCTCGGCGGAATTGCCGGTTTCCGAGCCCATGGCGGAAAGCTGCGGCTCGTGCCGGCGATGCCTCGACATCTGCCCGACCAATGCCTTTCCGGCGCCATTCCAGCTCGATGCGCGGCGGTGCCTCGCCTATCTCAATATCGAGCACAAGGGGCCGATCCCGGTCGAGTTCCGCAAGGCGATGGGCAACCGCATCTATGGGTGCGACGACTGCCTGGCGGTCTGCCCGTGGAACAAGTTCGCCAGCGAAACGCGCGAGGCCAAGCTTTTTGCGCGCGAGGATTTGCGGGGGCCGCCGTTGAGCGAGCTTCTGGCGCTCGATGATGCGGGGTTCCGGGCGCTGTTCGCGGGCTCGCCGATCAAGCGGATCGGGCATGGACGGTTCCTGCGCAACGTGCTGATCGCGGCGGGCAATAGCGGGGATGCCGCGCTGCTGCCGGCGGTCGAGGCCCGGCTGGGGGATGGCGACCCGCTGGTGCGGGGCGCGGCGGTGTGGGCACTGGCGCAGCTGGCGGATGGGGAGCGGGTGCGGAGGGACGCGGAGGCCCATGCCGGCAGGGAACGGGATGCGGATGTGAAGGCGGAGTGGGCGGCGGTTTTGCCGGAGGTGGTTTGA
- a CDS encoding SDR family oxidoreductase, producing MRVFFFGMGYSSQASAEALRKDDPAVEIAGTVRDAGRAQALAAKGYDIRVFDGERPGALGEALSGASHVVVSTPPGAPGDPVLRHHWADLARAPKLEWLCYFSTVGVYGDFGGAWVDESTPCHPENERSRQRVVAEDEWRSFAREKGIPVLILRLAGIYGPQRSTFDRLRDGTARRIVKPGQVFNRIHVADIGRVTALAAQRRLGGVFNLADDEPAPPQDLIAYAAELMGVVPPPEVPFEAAEMTPLARSFYADNKRISNAAIKAALGIDLLYPNYREGLSAIAN from the coding sequence ATGCGCGTCTTCTTTTTCGGCATGGGCTATTCCTCGCAGGCGAGCGCGGAAGCGCTCCGCAAGGACGATCCGGCGGTCGAGATCGCGGGGACGGTGCGCGATGCCGGCAGGGCGCAGGCGCTGGCGGCCAAGGGTTACGATATCCGGGTTTTCGACGGCGAACGGCCGGGAGCGCTGGGCGAGGCGTTGAGCGGGGCGAGCCATGTGGTGGTCTCGACGCCGCCGGGGGCGCCGGGCGATCCGGTGTTGCGCCATCATTGGGCTGACCTGGCGCGGGCGCCTAAACTTGAATGGCTCTGCTATTTTTCGACCGTGGGGGTCTATGGCGATTTCGGCGGCGCCTGGGTCGATGAAAGCACACCCTGCCACCCCGAGAACGAGAGGTCGCGCCAGCGGGTGGTGGCCGAGGACGAGTGGCGCTCCTTCGCGCGCGAAAAGGGCATCCCCGTGCTGATCCTGCGGCTGGCCGGCATCTATGGGCCGCAGCGCTCGACCTTCGACCGGCTGCGCGACGGGACCGCGCGGCGGATCGTCAAGCCGGGACAGGTTTTCAACCGCATCCATGTCGCCGATATCGGCCGTGTCACGGCTTTGGCAGCGCAGCGCCGATTGGGCGGGGTGTTCAACCTGGCCGACGACGAGCCGGCGCCGCCGCAGGACCTCATCGCCTATGCGGCGGAGCTCATGGGCGTGGTGCCGCCGCCGGAAGTGCCGTTCGAGGCCGCGGAGATGACGCCGCTGGCGCGCTCGTTCTATGCGGACAACAAACGCATCTCCAATGCCGCCATCAAGGCGGCGCTGGGGATCGATCTGCTCTATCCCAATTATCGCGAGGGGCTTTCAGCCATAGCCAATTGA